A region of the Fusobacteria bacterium ZRK30 genome:
TTTTCTAAGAGACAAAGGCTCTAAAATTTCAGCTTCATCATAAAACCTAGAAAAATATAAGGTAGCTTTTCTATCACTGGATTCACAGTAATATATATCTCCTTCTATCTTTACTAAAGTTGGTTTATAGTGACTTATCCTTTTGAACCAGATCTTTCCCTGGTCCGTTAATCTAACCTTTACAATATTCCCGTAGGACAAAAATGGGTCAAAGTTTTTATGTACCTTATCTATATAATCCATATCCACATATCTTTTATTTTTTCTAAATCTTATAGGAGTTACTTTGGATATCCTGGACAGGTTAAAGACACTGTATTGTTTTTTTTCATATATCCAGCAAAACAAGAAGTTGTTTTTCTCCTCAGATGTAACTTTAAAAAAATAAGGTTCTACTATATAATCATTCCCTAAGTGGGTTATCAAAACCTCCTCCTTCCTCTGTATAGCCTTTTGTATAGACTCATATTCAGAATAAAAAATTTTCCTCTCTCTCTTATAGTGGGGCTGGGATATATACGTTCTTATAAGATCTCTAAAATATTCCGATTCATTTTGTATCTTATTTTTGGGAAGTAGATTATCATAGATAAGCTGGTTTTCCTTATTTAAGTTAAACTGTATCTTTTTATTACCAGAACTCTTCTTAAATGGGTATTTATCCACACTGGTGTAGGAGCTGGTAAACAACCTGTTAAAAAAACTATTGATCTTTATATCAAAGTTCTCTATATCCCTAAATGTTATCTCATTGACAAAATTTGGGACGGTAAACCTTATTTTCTTATCACTCATAACTTTCCTCCAATATTATATTGATTTATACCTAAGTATATAGTAAAAACTAGTTAATTAAAAATCAAAGTGAAAAGATAAAGAATAGAAAGATAGAAGTTGTTCTATATTCTGTGATATTCGTGAGCTAGATAGAAAACAAAGTACAGGGAGTAATGGTTGCTTTTTCTACTGAGATAGCTTATAATAGAATGTAAAATTATAAATTAATTTATAAAAAATTTAATATAAACATTAGGAGGAACGTTGTGTCACAAGAATTAAAAAGAAATTTTTCAATAATCGCACATATAGACCATGGAAAATCTACCTTAGCTGATAGACTTATCCAATCAACAGGAACTGTTGCTGACAGGGATATGGAGAACCAGCTATTAGACAGTATGGACTTAGAAAAAGAGAAGGGTATAACAATAAAAGCCAATACTGTTACTATTAACTATAAAGCTAATGACGGTAAAACATATGAATTGAATTTAATCGATACACCTGGACATGTAGACTTTATCTATGAGGTATCTAGATCTCTGGCTGCCTGTGAAGGTGCACTATTAGTAGTAGATGCAGCTCAAGGTGTAGAAGCACAAACTTTAGCTAACGTATACCTGGCTTTAGAGCAAGACTTAGAAGTAGTACCTGTAATCAATAAGATCGATCTGCCTGCTGCTGATGTAGAAAAGGTTAGAAATGAAATAGAAGACGTTATCGGGATCCCTGCAGATGAAGCGGTTCTTACATCTGCTAAATCAGGTATAGGAATAGAAGATCTATTAGAAGCTATTGTTAAATATATACCTGCTCCTGCAAACAATGAAGGCGGTCCTTTAAAAGCTCTTATATTCGATTCACATTTTGACGACTATAGAGGAGTAATTACCTATGTAAGAGTTATAGATGGAACTATAAAAAAAGGGGATAAGATCAAAGTATTCTCTAACGATCACCAATTTGATGTTCTTGAATGTGGTATATTCTCTCCTAACATGAATCCTACTAATGTATTGACTGCAGGATCGGTAGGATATGTTATTACAGGTACAAAATCTATCCATGATTCACAGGTAGGAGATACTATTACTAGTCTTAAAAATCCATGTGAAACACCTCTAGAAGGTTATAGACAAGCTCAATCGATGGTATTTGCTGGATTATATCCAATATCTACCGATGACTATGAAGATCTTAGAGAAGCTATTGAAAAATTACAATTAAACGATGCTTCACTTACTTTTGAACCTGAAACATCATTAGCATTAGGATTTGGATTTAGATGTGGATTCTTGGGCCTTTTACATATGGAGATTATTGTAGAAAGACTTAGAAGAGAATATAATATCGACCTTATATCTACTTCACCATCAGTTGAATATAGAATCCATAAGGAAAATGAACCAATGTACACTATAGATAACCCGGAAGATTTCCCTGGAGGCGGACAAGGAAAGGTAATCGTAGAAGAGCCATATATCAAAGGTAATATCATAGTTCCAAAAGACTTTGTCGGTGGAGTTATGGAATTATGCCAGTTAAAAAGAGGAACATATGTCAGTATGAACTATATAGACGATACTCGTGCTATGATTACATATGAGCTGCCCCTTGCAGAGATAGTGTTAGATTTTTATGACAAATTAAAATCTAGAACTAAGGGATACGCTTCATTTGAATATGAAATGATAGGATATAGACCTGGAAACCTGGTAAAAGTTAACATCTTAGTGTCTGGTGAAGGTGTAGATGCATTCTCATTTATTGCACATTCAGACCATGCCCAGGCCAGAGGAAGGGTAATCGTAGAAAAATTAAAAGAAATTATTCCAAGACAGCAATTTGAAATTCCTATTCAAGCTGCACTGGGAGCTAAAATAATAGCAAGAGAAACTATTAGAGCATTTAGAAAGAACGTTACAGCTAAATGTTATGGTGGAGATATAAGTAGAAAGAAAAAATTATTAGAGAAACAAAAAGCCGGTAAGAAGAGAATGAAACAGATAGGTAATGTAGAGATACCACAAGAAGCATTTATCTCAGTTTTAAAATTAAGTGACTAAATATAAAATTATAACTAGCTGATATCTATCGGCTAGTTTTTTTTGAAATAAAATAAATTTAGGTATTTCATCCATTATATAGTAAACTAATATTAATCAAAATATGAGGGGGAAATATATGAATTCAAGAATTGATGAAATTATAAAAAAACTGTCTATGTATGAAAGAGCTGAAGAAGTTGGTACATTTTTAAAATTACACGATACTGTTATCCATGAATTGCATATAGAGTTAGACCGTGCCTATGATATCATTCCAAAAGAGGAGATCGAATCAGATATAAAAGATTTGGAATCATATTTAACTGAGATCACTGATCATCATAAGAAGGAATTACTTCATGAAATTATCGCCTATATAGAGAAAAAAGTCTAAAATCTAAAATGTAAGGGAGTTTTAATTATAGCTATGAATACAAAAAAATCTAAACCTGAAGTAACTTATAAGGAAAAACAATTAATTTTTTCTATGCTAAATAAAATATCACTCTTTGGTGGTTTAACTGCCGGAGAACTAGAATGTCTTATACCTATGCTGACTACAGCTTCCTTTAAAAAAGGAGAATCTGTCTTCACCCAAGGGGAGTCACCAAATAATATCTTTATTATCCAAAGTGGTGAAATTAAAATAGTTAAGCAGCAGGATGACGTTGAAATTGAATTAATCCGGTTTAAGGAGGGTAATTTATTTGGTGAAACTGAACTTATTGGTATTTTCAAATATATTGCTTCTGCTATCGCCTTAACAGATGTAAAGTTACTTGTGTTTTCTAAATCTGCTCTTTACTCTCTGCACAGTAAAAACATGAAGTTATTCAGCAAGATAATTTTAAATGTCGCTCGTGAATCTTGTCGAAGAACTGCTAAAACCGATGAATATTGGTTGGATGAAATGGTTAAGTTAAGAAAAATCCACAAAAAATAGATATAAGTTGTCACATATATATTTTCAATATCAAAGTGGTAGATATCTCTGCCACTTTTTTATGATTAAAAAAAAATTTTAAATAGGAGTTTAAAAAATGATAAGTAAAAAAATAAAAATAACAGCTTTGTTGAGTCTGGCTATATCCATAAATAGTTTTTCAATAGATGTCTATACACCAAAAGCTCCCCCCAGCATACCTATGCTCCCTATGAAAGATGACGTTGCACTCCATTATTATCAGGATGTCCATACAGAAATCATTCCGAAACTCATTAAGAATCAAGATGGGGTCTATGTCATTCCCACTAATCTAGGTGAAAATTTAAAAAAGAAAGGTATTGAATTAGAACTATTGGGAGTAACCAGTCAGGGGCTTATCTCCATAATATCCAATAAAAAAATAGATAGTATAAAAGACCTGGACGGAAAAAATATCCTTATTGGAGCTCAGGGTTCATCCCCTGATATAATTTCAAAGTTCTTATTTAAAAACAATGATATATCTCCTGTGATCACCTATAGAACCACTCCTGAAGTGGCTAAGCTGATGATCCTTCAAAAAGGTGAGAATGCTGTCCTTCCTGAACCTATGGCTACTTTGGTTCTTGAAAAAAATTCAAAATTGATCAGAAGCGTTGTGTATAAGGATGAGTGGGAAAAAGTAACTTCCCTTTCTGGAATCCCCCAAGTAGGGCTTTATACTACCAGTAAATATAATAAAACCCACTCCAAAGAGATAGAAACATTCATAAATGACTATAAAAACAATCTGAAAGAACTAGAGAAAGATCCCAATGAATTTATAGATCTGGCCCAGGTTAATTTCAATATTAAACTGAGTGATAGCGGATATGAAGAATCCATAAAATATATGAACCTAACCCTTATCGATGGGAAAAAGGGAGATCAGCTGGTAGAAGAATATACAAAAATTTTAGGAGAGAATAGATGAGAAAAAAATTGATTCCCATCACCGTATTTTTAGTTTTATGGGCTGGGATCTCGACTAAGGTATCTCCTCTGGTTTTACCTTCACCTCTACGGGTTTTTTATACCTCATTATTTTTATTACAAAATAATTATAGTGAGATCTTTATCACCCTGGGCCGGTTAGGGATCTCTCTCATTCTGACCTACTTTATAGGGATAATTCTGGTTCTGGGGATAGTATCTTCTAAAAATCTTAAGATCTTCATTCGGCCTATATTACTTTTTATGCAGAGTACTCCTATAATTTCATGGATCTTACTGGCGTTAATTTGGTTTGATAACAAGTATATTCCGATATTTATAATCTGTATCAATACTATCCCCATCCTGGTGTTAAATATAGTCAGTGGAATGGAGGGAATCGACAAGAAGATCTTGGAGATGGCAGATATATATAATATCTCTAAAAAAGATTGTTTCTTTAAGATACAGCTCCCATCCCTTATCAGATATCTTCTTCCTGCCACCGAGATCATCCTCGGGTCATCATTTAAGGTGATCATCATGGCAGAGGTCATCTCCAGGGTCAGCGGCGGAATTGGGAACGGTTTGAATATCGGATGGCTCAATATAGAAACAGATACAATTTTAGGATGGACTCTTATAATATATATTCTCAGTTTTCTCATCTCAAAATTAATCTTAACATCTTTAAAGAGCCGATTTAGGAGGTACTTATGATTGAGTTAAAGAATCTTTCCCTCACTTTCCACGGGGAAAAAATCTTGGATAGGATCACATATAAATTTAAAAAAAATAAGGTCACTGCAATCTTAGGACCTTCTGGAGGAGGAAAAACAAGTCTCTTTAATATCATTGCCGGATTAGAGATAAATCATACTGGAGAAGTGGTTAAAAATTTTGAAAATGTAGGTTATATATTTCAAGAGGACCGACTCCTCCCCTGGGAGAGTGTAATAGAAAATTTAAATATTATACCTGGAGCTACTGAGAAAAAAATATTAAATTTACTGGAACTTCTACACATCCCCCACAAGGCAGATCATCTGGTTAAAAATTTAAGCGGCGGTGAGAAGCAAAGGGTTGCAATAGCCCGTGCTTTTTTATACGATACAGAGTTAATATTGATGGATGAATCTTTAAAATCTTTAGATTTTTCCCTAAAGATCAAATTAATTGATCTGATAACCTCCCTCCTGGAAAAATATTCAAAGACACTCATTATGATAAGCCATGATATAGATGAAATTTTACTCATGGCAGACGAAGTTATTATATTTTCTAAAAAACCAACTGTTATAGAAGAAGTTCTTACCATTGATTTCCCAAAATCTAAAAGAACTCTGTCTTCAAAAGAATTAAAAATATATAAAAATAAAATCTATGATGCGATCCTTAAATAAGGATCGTATCTCTTATAATTAGGAGTGTGAAGTCATGCAAAATATTTTAATATCATTAATTTTAGGCATTTTAATAGGTTCTACAGTGAAGTTTTCTGATAGGATGAAAAAATTTAATGGTGTATTTCAGCATCTAGGAGTAATTGTTTTATTGTTTGCCATTGGAATCACTATAGGAATGAACCGGTCATTACTCAGTAATTTAAATGAAATAGGCGGCATCTCCCTTATCTTTGCTTTTCTCACTTCGCTATTCAGTATTATTTTAGTATTTTTTATGAGTAGAATAATAATTAAAAGGAGGAACAATTAATGACACTATCTATAGTAGCTTCTGTTCTAACAGGTATTTTAGGGGGATATTTTCTTATTCCTGAATC
Encoded here:
- a CDS encoding WYL domain-containing protein, yielding MSDKKIRFTVPNFVNEITFRDIENFDIKINSFFNRLFTSSYTSVDKYPFKKSSGNKKIQFNLNKENQLIYDNLLPKNKIQNESEYFRDLIRTYISQPHYKRERKIFYSEYESIQKAIQRKEEVLITHLGNDYIVEPYFFKVTSEEKNNFLFCWIYEKKQYSVFNLSRISKVTPIRFRKNKRYVDMDYIDKVHKNFDPFLSYGNIVKVRLTDQGKIWFKRISHYKPTLVKIEGDIYYCESSDRKATLYFSRFYDEAEILEPLSLRKKIKVLLEDTLSQYK
- the lepA gene encoding translation elongation factor 4, with the translated sequence MSQELKRNFSIIAHIDHGKSTLADRLIQSTGTVADRDMENQLLDSMDLEKEKGITIKANTVTINYKANDGKTYELNLIDTPGHVDFIYEVSRSLAACEGALLVVDAAQGVEAQTLANVYLALEQDLEVVPVINKIDLPAADVEKVRNEIEDVIGIPADEAVLTSAKSGIGIEDLLEAIVKYIPAPANNEGGPLKALIFDSHFDDYRGVITYVRVIDGTIKKGDKIKVFSNDHQFDVLECGIFSPNMNPTNVLTAGSVGYVITGTKSIHDSQVGDTITSLKNPCETPLEGYRQAQSMVFAGLYPISTDDYEDLREAIEKLQLNDASLTFEPETSLALGFGFRCGFLGLLHMEIIVERLRREYNIDLISTSPSVEYRIHKENEPMYTIDNPEDFPGGGQGKVIVEEPYIKGNIIVPKDFVGGVMELCQLKRGTYVSMNYIDDTRAMITYELPLAEIVLDFYDKLKSRTKGYASFEYEMIGYRPGNLVKVNILVSGEGVDAFSFIAHSDHAQARGRVIVEKLKEIIPRQQFEIPIQAALGAKIIARETIRAFRKNVTAKCYGGDISRKKKLLEKQKAGKKRMKQIGNVEIPQEAFISVLKLSD
- a CDS encoding cyclic nucleotide-binding domain-containing protein; translation: MNTKKSKPEVTYKEKQLIFSMLNKISLFGGLTAGELECLIPMLTTASFKKGESVFTQGESPNNIFIIQSGEIKIVKQQDDVEIELIRFKEGNLFGETELIGIFKYIASAIALTDVKLLVFSKSALYSLHSKNMKLFSKIILNVARESCRRTAKTDEYWLDEMVKLRKIHKK
- a CDS encoding ABC transporter substrate-binding protein, with product MISKKIKITALLSLAISINSFSIDVYTPKAPPSIPMLPMKDDVALHYYQDVHTEIIPKLIKNQDGVYVIPTNLGENLKKKGIELELLGVTSQGLISIISNKKIDSIKDLDGKNILIGAQGSSPDIISKFLFKNNDISPVITYRTTPEVAKLMILQKGENAVLPEPMATLVLEKNSKLIRSVVYKDEWEKVTSLSGIPQVGLYTTSKYNKTHSKEIETFINDYKNNLKELEKDPNEFIDLAQVNFNIKLSDSGYEESIKYMNLTLIDGKKGDQLVEEYTKILGENR
- a CDS encoding ABC transporter permease subunit — its product is MRKKLIPITVFLVLWAGISTKVSPLVLPSPLRVFYTSLFLLQNNYSEIFITLGRLGISLILTYFIGIILVLGIVSSKNLKIFIRPILLFMQSTPIISWILLALIWFDNKYIPIFIICINTIPILVLNIVSGMEGIDKKILEMADIYNISKKDCFFKIQLPSLIRYLLPATEIILGSSFKVIIMAEVISRVSGGIGNGLNIGWLNIETDTILGWTLIIYILSFLISKLILTSLKSRFRRYL
- a CDS encoding ATP-binding cassette domain-containing protein, with the translated sequence MIELKNLSLTFHGEKILDRITYKFKKNKVTAILGPSGGGKTSLFNIIAGLEINHTGEVVKNFENVGYIFQEDRLLPWESVIENLNIIPGATEKKILNLLELLHIPHKADHLVKNLSGGEKQRVAIARAFLYDTELILMDESLKSLDFSLKIKLIDLITSLLEKYSKTLIMISHDIDEILLMADEVIIFSKKPTVIEEVLTIDFPKSKRTLSSKELKIYKNKIYDAILK
- a CDS encoding LysO family transporter translates to MQNILISLILGILIGSTVKFSDRMKKFNGVFQHLGVIVLLFAIGITIGMNRSLLSNLNEIGGISLIFAFLTSLFSIILVFFMSRIIIKRRNN